In Haliotis asinina isolate JCU_RB_2024 chromosome 15, JCU_Hal_asi_v2, whole genome shotgun sequence, one DNA window encodes the following:
- the LOC137266324 gene encoding uncharacterized protein: protein MPFKDLIRHQHGDDAVISINRYNCSISKIVKTSNHLTFLLRCRDNNLIPRGFQLSSPVPRSPAINKILHNASTRIVKHQIQHLRRHKSHLQKDIETSRSHLQDTLEPDLYHKTQSLAEKTKQHLHEKVKTTHITKFTHLKCPPTSNIPEANNTTNPKTVINLSSKALTPSQTSLLAKGLRYVPVTAKINTDAFITSIESGLQQLAHLMKE, encoded by the coding sequence atgcccttcaaagacttgatacgaCATCAACATGGAGATGATGCAGTTATATCCATCAACAGGTACAACTGTTCTATTAGCAAAATTGTGAAAACCAGTAATCATCTAACTTTCCTGTTACGATGCCGAGACAACAACCTCATTCCCAGAGGATTTCAACTCTCATCTCCTGTCCCTCGCTCACCTGCCATCAACAAGATACTCCACAATGCCAGCACCAGAATAGTCAAGCACCAGATACAGCACCTACGCCGCCACAAGTCCCACCTCCAAAAAGACATTGAAACTAGCAGAAGCCACCTACAAGACACCCTCGAGCCTGACCTCTACCACAAGACCCAGTCCTTAGCAGAGAAGACCAAGCAGCACCTCCATGAGAAAGTGAAAACTACCCACATCACCAAGTTCACCCATTTAAAATGCCCTCCCACCTCCAACATTCCTGAAGCTAACAACACCACCAACCCCAAGACAGTCATCAACCTCAGCAGTAAAGCTCTCACACCATCTCAGACGTCCCTCCTTGCCAAAGGCCTGAGGTATGTCCCAGTCACCGCCAAGATCAACACAGATGCCTTCATCACCAGCATTGAAAGTGGACTTCAACAACTggctcacctgatgaaggagtaa